TTGCTGACTACCATTGGGTTGGCGGCGAAGAACGCCATCCTGATCGTCGAATTCGCCAAGGACCGCATGGAAAGCGGCATGGGGCTCTACGAGGCAACATTGGAAGCGGCGAGATTGCGGCTGCGGCCGATCATCATGACCTCGCTTGCCTTCATTCTCGGCGTCGTGCCGCTGGCGATCGCGACAGGCGCGGGCTCGGCGGCGCAGAATGCCATCGGTATCGGCGTTCTCGGCGGCATGCTGGCGGCGACGCTGCTCGGAATTTTCTTCGTGCCGTCGTTTTTCGTCGTCATTCGACGCATCTTTGCCACACGCGCCAAAAATGCGGCAGGACTGTGATATAAATGCACTGTGATAATGCAGTTCCCGTTGCTACATTGCGCCCGACTGCTTCGGTGTGTTTTTTTGGTATGACGAGGCGCGGCGGCGATAGTGAAGCATGAAGCGTCGGACAAGAATTGACTTGCTCGAGTACAGGATGAAATGAATGGTATCTCTTCGTTTTGCCACACCGGCATTATTGTTATTGTTGTCGGGCTGCGTCGTAGGCCCGGATCATGCTCCTCCTGAAATGCCGCTGCCCGCCAAATTCGGAGAAGGCGGAACGAAGAGTGTAGGCGATGTTGCAACCGCAGCCTGGTGGACCGCCTTCAGCGATCCCAAACTGAATGGCTATGTCCAGGCCGGACTCGATCAGAACCTGACCGTCCAGCAGGCGATCGAACGCATCAATGCGGCTACCGCCAACGTCACCGCCGCTGGCGCCGGCGGCCTGCCGAACCTGAACGTCGGCGCTTCGCACACGATCAGCGGCCAGAGGGGCGAGCTGCGCACACAGTTCGACACGCGCAACACCAGTGCCGGCGACGTCCAGCTGAGCTGGCTGCTCGACCTCTTCGGCCTTTACAAGCGCAGCACCGAGAGCGCGCTTGCGTCGCTCGATTCAGCATACGCATCCGCTGATGTTGCCAAGCTGACCCTCGTGCAGGATCTCGTCTCGAGCTATATCGACGTTCGCTATTATCAGCAGCGCCTGGCGCTTTCGAGGGCCAACCTGAAGTCTCGTCAGGAAACCTACGAACTGACCAAGTTCCAGCTTGAAGCCGGCGCCGCCTCACGTCTTGACGTCGTCCAGGCCGAAGGTCTCGTACAGTCGACGCTCGCCGAAATTCCCGGCCTCGAAACCAACATCCGCATATCGGCCCATCACATCGCCACGCTGCTCGGCCTGCCGGCCTCGGCTCTCGTCGATGAATTGCTGAAGGGCCGTGGCCAGCCGGTATTCCGCGGCGGCATCACCTCCGGCATTCCGGCAGATCTGATCCGCAACCGTCCCGACATTCGCGTAGCGGAGCGTGATCTCGCCGCCGCAACGGCCAATATCGGCGTTGCCCAGGCGCAGCTTTATCCGAGCATCTCGCTCAGCGGCTCGATCTCGCCGTCCTACATCAACCAGCGCGGCGTCCATGGCGGCCTGACCGGCTGGTCCTTCGGCCCGACCCTCAATCTGCCGATTTTCGACGGCGGCGCCCTGCGCGCCAACGTCAAAACTGCACAGTCCAATGCCGCCAATGCCTATCTCAACTGGAAGTCGACGGTGCTGTCCGCCGTCGAACAGGTCGAGAATGCACTTTCGGCCGTCCGGCGTGACGCGCGCACGGTCGCAGCACTTCAGGCCCAAGTGAAGACCACGCAGGAAACGCTCGAGCTTTCCACAGCGTCATACAAGGACGGCGCCTCTTCGCTGCTCGACGTTCTCGACGCCCAGCGCCAGGTTTCGCTCGCTCAGGCAAGCCTTGCCGCAGCCGTCCAGCAGATGGCCAAGGACTATGTCTCGCTGAACATTGCAATCGGCGGCGGTTTCGCCCCCGGCGGCAAGACCACCGCACCGGCGGTGAAGGTTTCTGTCAAGGGCTGACAGCTGCTTCAATCGATCTGAAAGTACAAAGCCTCGCGATCGTCTCGCGGGGCTTTTTCTTATCCGCCGCGCGTCGTAACCGAATAACTGCGCATAAGATGAATTCGGATTCGACAGGCCGGAAAAGCTGAGCTATCACTCTGATTAAACGATTAATCAGAGTGATCGTCGATTATGGCAGCACCGCGCCCGGGACCGAACCTCAGCAGGATAGCAACGTCGCTCGGCGTCTCCGTCGCCACGGTTTCCAATGCGCTTTCCGGCAAGGGCCGGGTTTCCGGCCAACTGGTCGAAAGGATCCGTGAGCATGCAGCCGAGCTCGGCTACGTCCCGAGTCAAGCCGGGCGGGCGCTACGGACCGGCCGCAGCCGCGTCCTCGGCCTGGTGCTGCCCGACATCGCCAATCCGCTGTTCCCGAAGATCGCGCAGGCGATAGAATTCGCAGCCTCCGCCGCAGGTTACGGCGTGCTGATCGCCGATTCCCGCGGTGATGTCGCCGCCCAGGCCGAGGCAATCAACCGGCTGGTCGAGCGCGGCGTCGACGGCATGGTCGTCATTCCCCGCCGCGCCACCCGCATTTCGTCCGCCGCCTGTCCGGTCGCCGTCATCGACACTCCCTCGACGCCCGGCAACACCGTCGCTGCCGACCATTGGCAGGGCGGCCGCGAAATCGCCGGCCACCTCGCAGGCCTCGGCCATCGCCGTATCCTCATCATCGGCAACAATCAGGAATCCAACGTCCAGAACGACCGCGTCGGCGGCATCCGATCCGGCATGCGCCCGGGCATGCATTCGGAAACGCTGTGGATCGACAGGCTGGAGCAGGAGAACGGCGGCGACTGCCCGCTCGGCCTCGCCGAAAAAGTCAGGCAGGGTTTCACCGCCTTCGCAGCCCTCTCCGACCTGCAGGCGCTGCGGGCGCTGACGGAGTTGCAGCAGGCAGGTATCAACATTCCCACTGACGTCAGTGTCACCGGCTTCGATGACCTCATCTGGTCGCCTGTTGTTACGCCGTCGCTGACGACGGTCCGGATGGACATGGATAGAATTGCCGAAATTGCGGTGTCGGCGCTGGTGGATACCATAAGAGCAAGCAGCATCCGGGAGGGCATGCTCGTTACCGCGAAGATCGAACGCGTCGCCATGCAGCTAGTCGTCCGCCAATCATCCGGGCCTGCGAAACCGGCACAAAAGACTTCAGAGATGGAGAACATGTAAGATGAAAGAAGCTTTCATTGCCTCGGCAGCCCCCCTCCTCGATACCGCGCTCGCCTTCGATCTGCCGGTTGCCGGCGCGGCAAGCCTCAAACGGTTCGGGTGAAATTATGGGCGTCTGGATCGACACGGACATGGGCTTCGACGACATCGCCGCCATTCTGGTGGTGGGACAGTCGGAATTCGAGATCGACGGAATATCACTGGTCTTCGGCAATACGCCGCTGCCGCAGGTGAGGATAAACGCCGCCGGCGCCGCCAGCGCCTTCGGCTGGACGTTCCCGATCCACACCGGCCGCGCCATGCCCGTGCTCGGCAAGCTCGAAACCGCTCAGGCGATCCTCGGCGAAACCGGCATCCCCACCATCGGCAGGAGCCTGCCGCAGGCGGCTGCCCTTGCCAAAAGCGATGCCTTCGCAGCACTCTGCCGCTGGCTGGAGCGCAAAGGCCAGCACCGTATCCTGGCGCTTGGCCCGCTCACCAACATCGCCGCCGTGGCGCTCGCCCGGCCCGATCTTGCCGCCCGCATCACCGAACTTGTCTGGATGGGCGGCGGCGTCACGTCAGGCAACCATACGGCCTCCGCCGAGTTCAACGCGCTCGCCGATCCCGAGGCCCTCTCGATCGTCATCGCCCATGGCCTGCCGCTGCGCATGGTCGATCTCGACCTCTGCCGCAAGGTGCTGGCGAGGCCCGAAGACGCCGAGCCGGTGCGCAACGCCGGCGGCGCCAATGCCGAGCTGATCGCCGATATGTTTTCGGGTTATATCCGCATCGGCACCAGCCGCGGCCGCCCGGCCATGGCAATTTACGATCCTTCCGCCGCCGTCGCCTTCGTCGCTCCGGATATAGTCAGCTTCCGCCCTGCCCGTATCGACATCGAGCTGCAGGGCGCCTTGACCCGTGGCCGTACCGTCGTCGAGACCCGCGCCATGCATGCGACCTTCAATACTCAATTCGCCGCCGACATCGATGCCGACATGGCGCGTGTCATCATTCTCGCTGCCCTGGTCAACGAGGCCCGCAAATGAACGTCACCGCTCGCCAAGAACCCGCCGATCTCAACGATCCCGCTTTGCGCGCCCGCGCCGTCACTGCTGCACGCGGCGATGGCCCCTTCGACATGCTGATCACCGGCGGCCGGCTGCTCGATGCGGTGACGGGCCTCACCCGGCAAGCCGATATCGGCCTCGTCGGCGCGCTGATATCAAGCGTTCATGCCCCGGCAAGCCGCACGGATGCCGTCGAGATCATCGATGCGGCGGGCAGTATCCTGACGCCAGGCCTGATCGACACGCACATGCATATCGAAAGTTCGATGGTGACACCCGCCGAATATGCGAGCGCGGTCTTGCCACGCGGCGTCACGACGATCGTGTGGGATCCGCATGAATTCGGCAATGTCCATGGGCTCGACGGCGTGCGCTGGGCGATCGAGGCGGCGCGCAGCCTGCCGCTGCGTATGATCCTGCTCGCGCCCTCCTGCGTGCCCTCCGCGCCGGGCCTGGAACTTGCCGGCGCCGATTTCGATGCCTCCATGATCACCGAGATGCTGCACTCCTCCGCCATCGGCGGCGTCGCCGAAGTGATGAATATGCGCGGCGTCATCGACGGCGATCCGCGCATGACTGATATCGTCAATGCCGGCCTTGCCGCCGGCAAGCTCGTCTGCGGCCATGCCCGCGGCCTCGAAGGCGCCGATCTCAACGCCTTCATGGCGTCGGGCATCACCTCCGACCACGAACTTACCTCCGGCGCCGATTTCCTCGCCAAGCTTTCCGCCGGCCTGACGATCGAGCTGCGCGGCTCTCACGACCATCTGCTGCAGGAGTTCGTCGAGGTGCTGAACGGTCTCGGCCACCTGCCCCCGACCGTCACGCTCTGCACCGACGACGTCTTTCCGGACGAACTCCATGAAGGCGGCGGCCTCGACGACGTCATCAGGCGCCTGGTGCGCTACGGCATGAAGCCGGAATGGGCCATCCGTGCCGCGACCTTCAATGCCGCACAACGTTTGAAGCGCTCCGATCTCGGCCTCGTCGCCGCCGGCCGCCGTGCCGACATCGTGCTCTTCGAAGACCTCTCGGAATTCCGCGCGCGGCTCGTCATATCAGGCGGCCGCATAATTGCCCGCGACGGCAGCATGCAGGTTGCCGTCCAACAGATCGATACGGCGCCGCTTGTTAATTCGGTGAAGCTGCCGCCGCTGACCGAGAATGATTTCCGCATTCCGGCGAAGGGGGAGCGCGTCCGCGTCGCTACCATCGACCGCCCGCGCTTCACGCAATGGGGCGAGGCCGAAACCGAGGTCAGGGATGGTTTCATCGTGCCGCCGGCCGGCATCGCCATGATTTCAGTCACCCATCGCCACGGCAAGACCGACGGCATCCCGCGCATCGGCTTCCTCACCGGCTGGGGTGAATGGCGCGGCGCCTTCTGTACCACCGTTTCGCATGACAGCCACAACCTCACCGTCTTCGGCGGCAATGCCGGCGACATGGCGCTCGCCGCCAACGCCGTCATATCAGCCGGCGGCGGCATGGCTGTCGCCAAGGACGGCAGGATCGAGGCGATGCTGCCGCTGCCGCTCTCCGGCCTGGTGACCGATGCCTCGCTGAGGGATACAGCCCTGGCCTTCGCCGGCATTCGCAAAGCGATGGAAAAGATCGTCATGTGGAAGCCGCCCTATCTGGTCTTCAAAGCCTGCTTCGGCGCAACGCTCGCCTGCAATGTCGGCCCGCATCAGACTGATCGGGGGATTGCCGATGTGGTGACGGGCAAGGTGCTGGAAAAGCCGGTACTGGCTGTTTGGTAGATCGAGGAAAGCGCGGCTCCGCCAGAAGGCGCGCAGTGTGCTCCTCAAACGCCTAACCGATCGAAGCATATCCCGGTATGCGTTGTTCGATGAGGGTGACCGCAGCCAGCCCGTCGGGCCTCCTATGATCATTTTTCGGCCTCCCGTTCGGATCATTGTTGCAATTCATTCTTAATTGCACAATAGTGAAAGCAAGGGTCGTCAAGCATTTTTTGCAAATCATTCTGAATCGCAACTTGGTCGGCTTTCCGCAGCTTTTGCAATTCGGTCGCAATAGCAGCAAGAGGAGAAACATATGCTCTATGAGGAAAGACGGTCGGTTTTGGCCGGACTGATAGGGGTGGCATTCGCAGCCGTGCTGGTTGCCTTTCCCGCCGCTGCCCAACAGACAACCAATTCGAAGTTCAAGGTGGTGACGACCTTCACGGTAGTTGCCGACCTGGCAAAAAACGTGGCCGGTGATGCCGCGATCGTGGAATCGATCACCAAGCCGGGCGCGGAGATCCACAACTATGCGCCGACGCCGGGTGACATCCAGCGAGCACAAGGCGCACAGCTCATTCTCTGGAACGGGCTCAATCTGGAACGCTGGTTCGAAAAGTTCTTCCAGAACCTGCACGACGTCCCCGGTGCCGTCGTCTCCGATGGCATCGAACCGATGGGCATCTCGGAAGGCCCCTACGAAGGCAAGCCCAATCCCCACGCCTGGATGTCGCCGAAGAACGCCCTGATCTACGTCGACAATATCCGTGATGCTTTCGCCAAGTATGATCCGGCGAATGCGGAGACCTACAAGGCTAACGCCGAGGCCTACAAGCAGAAGATCGAAGCGACGATCACTCCGATCCGCGCCACCCTCGAAAAAATTCCCGAGGACAAGCGCTGGCTGGTTTCCAGCGAGGGCGCCTTTTCCTATCTCGCACGCGATTTCGGGCTGAAGGAACTCTATCTCTGGCCGATCAACGCCGACCAGCAGGGCACGCCCCAGCAGGTCCGCAAGGTGATCGATGCGGTGAAGGAACACCAGATTCCAACCGTCTTCAGCGAGAGCACCGTTTCCGACAAACCGGCCCGGCAGGTGGCGCGCGAAACCGGCGCGCATTATGGCGGCGTCCTCTATGTCGACTCGCTGAGCGAAGCCGACGGCCCCGTGCCAACCTATATCGATCTTCTGCGCGTGACCTCCGATACCGTCGCGAAGGGTCTTGCCGATGGGTTGTCGCAATGACCGTGCTGCTTGGTAACCATGTCCGTCCCGCATCCTCGGATGCGGGATCGGGGATCACGGTAAAGGATGCGACCGTCACTTACCGCAACGGACATACGGCCCTGAGGGACGCGAGTTTCCAGATCCCCACGGGCACGATCGCCGCGCTGGTCGGTGTCAACGGTTCCGGCAAGTCGACACTCTTCAAGTCGATCATGGGTTTCGTGCGTCTCGCCAGGGGCCACATTCGCGTGCTTGGCATGCCGGTCGAAGAGGCGTTGCGCAAGAACCTTGTCGCTTATGTGCCGCAATCGGAAGAAGTCGACTGGAATTTCCCGGTGCTGGTCGAGGATGTCGTAATGATGGGCCGCTACGGCCACATGGGCATGATGCGCATCCCGAAGGCAGCGGACCATGAGGCAGTGGCGGCCGCGCTCGCCCGCGTCGCCATGAGCGAGTTCCGCAAGCGCCAGATCGGCGAACTTTCCGGCGGTCAGAGGAAGCGGG
The Rhizobium leguminosarum DNA segment above includes these coding regions:
- a CDS encoding efflux transporter outer membrane subunit; its protein translation is MVSLRFATPALLLLLSGCVVGPDHAPPEMPLPAKFGEGGTKSVGDVATAAWWTAFSDPKLNGYVQAGLDQNLTVQQAIERINAATANVTAAGAGGLPNLNVGASHTISGQRGELRTQFDTRNTSAGDVQLSWLLDLFGLYKRSTESALASLDSAYASADVAKLTLVQDLVSSYIDVRYYQQRLALSRANLKSRQETYELTKFQLEAGAASRLDVVQAEGLVQSTLAEIPGLETNIRISAHHIATLLGLPASALVDELLKGRGQPVFRGGITSGIPADLIRNRPDIRVAERDLAAATANIGVAQAQLYPSISLSGSISPSYINQRGVHGGLTGWSFGPTLNLPIFDGGALRANVKTAQSNAANAYLNWKSTVLSAVEQVENALSAVRRDARTVAALQAQVKTTQETLELSTASYKDGASSLLDVLDAQRQVSLAQASLAAAVQQMAKDYVSLNIAIGGGFAPGGKTTAPAVKVSVKG
- a CDS encoding LacI family DNA-binding transcriptional regulator, which codes for MAAPRPGPNLSRIATSLGVSVATVSNALSGKGRVSGQLVERIREHAAELGYVPSQAGRALRTGRSRVLGLVLPDIANPLFPKIAQAIEFAASAAGYGVLIADSRGDVAAQAEAINRLVERGVDGMVVIPRRATRISSAACPVAVIDTPSTPGNTVAADHWQGGREIAGHLAGLGHRRILIIGNNQESNVQNDRVGGIRSGMRPGMHSETLWIDRLEQENGGDCPLGLAEKVRQGFTAFAALSDLQALRALTELQQAGINIPTDVSVTGFDDLIWSPVVTPSLTTVRMDMDRIAEIAVSALVDTIRASSIREGMLVTAKIERVAMQLVVRQSSGPAKPAQKTSEMENM
- a CDS encoding nucleoside hydrolase — its product is MGVWIDTDMGFDDIAAILVVGQSEFEIDGISLVFGNTPLPQVRINAAGAASAFGWTFPIHTGRAMPVLGKLETAQAILGETGIPTIGRSLPQAAALAKSDAFAALCRWLERKGQHRILALGPLTNIAAVALARPDLAARITELVWMGGGVTSGNHTASAEFNALADPEALSIVIAHGLPLRMVDLDLCRKVLARPEDAEPVRNAGGANAELIADMFSGYIRIGTSRGRPAMAIYDPSAAVAFVAPDIVSFRPARIDIELQGALTRGRTVVETRAMHATFNTQFAADIDADMARVIILAALVNEARK
- a CDS encoding adenine deaminase, which codes for MNVTARQEPADLNDPALRARAVTAARGDGPFDMLITGGRLLDAVTGLTRQADIGLVGALISSVHAPASRTDAVEIIDAAGSILTPGLIDTHMHIESSMVTPAEYASAVLPRGVTTIVWDPHEFGNVHGLDGVRWAIEAARSLPLRMILLAPSCVPSAPGLELAGADFDASMITEMLHSSAIGGVAEVMNMRGVIDGDPRMTDIVNAGLAAGKLVCGHARGLEGADLNAFMASGITSDHELTSGADFLAKLSAGLTIELRGSHDHLLQEFVEVLNGLGHLPPTVTLCTDDVFPDELHEGGGLDDVIRRLVRYGMKPEWAIRAATFNAAQRLKRSDLGLVAAGRRADIVLFEDLSEFRARLVISGGRIIARDGSMQVAVQQIDTAPLVNSVKLPPLTENDFRIPAKGERVRVATIDRPRFTQWGEAETEVRDGFIVPPAGIAMISVTHRHGKTDGIPRIGFLTGWGEWRGAFCTTVSHDSHNLTVFGGNAGDMALAANAVISAGGGMAVAKDGRIEAMLPLPLSGLVTDASLRDTALAFAGIRKAMEKIVMWKPPYLVFKACFGATLACNVGPHQTDRGIADVVTGKVLEKPVLAVW
- a CDS encoding metal ABC transporter substrate-binding protein, giving the protein MLYEERRSVLAGLIGVAFAAVLVAFPAAAQQTTNSKFKVVTTFTVVADLAKNVAGDAAIVESITKPGAEIHNYAPTPGDIQRAQGAQLILWNGLNLERWFEKFFQNLHDVPGAVVSDGIEPMGISEGPYEGKPNPHAWMSPKNALIYVDNIRDAFAKYDPANAETYKANAEAYKQKIEATITPIRATLEKIPEDKRWLVSSEGAFSYLARDFGLKELYLWPINADQQGTPQQVRKVIDAVKEHQIPTVFSESTVSDKPARQVARETGAHYGGVLYVDSLSEADGPVPTYIDLLRVTSDTVAKGLADGLSQ
- a CDS encoding manganese/iron ABC transporter ATP-binding protein, with protein sequence MTVLLGNHVRPASSDAGSGITVKDATVTYRNGHTALRDASFQIPTGTIAALVGVNGSGKSTLFKSIMGFVRLARGHIRVLGMPVEEALRKNLVAYVPQSEEVDWNFPVLVEDVVMMGRYGHMGMMRIPKAADHEAVAAALARVAMSEFRKRQIGELSGGQRKRVFLARALAQDGRVILLDEPFTGVDVKTEDQIIKLLRELRDEGRVMLVSTHNLGSVPEFCDRTILIKGTVLAYGPTVETFTQENLEKTFGGVLRHFVLSGAQNGRATSIGVITDDERPLILQGGKATARGPDSGNGGRE